tCATTGCAGTGTCTGTACTCTGTGATGGTCTGTGCCAGTTatacatccttcctctatgGTCTGTGCTCTGTGGTCACTGGTCAgtgttaaaaatgtaaacaaatggtcatttttttacatttaataataaataatactcctaaaattataaacaatgaacttaattaatatataacaatatagAACATAGAAGTATGTCTTCGTACTTGTGTTTCATATGCCATAGTACAGTTAATGATGAAACCAATGAAGAAACGcgagaaaaatataaagaggtCGTCGGTATTAATGTGAGTAATTTTtatcaatctatactaatattataaagctgaaaagtttgtttttttgaacgcgctaatctcgggaactactggtggTTCACCCCCGCTTCTGTtgttcttagcgtgatgatatgtagcctcgataaatgagctatctaacactgaaataatctttcaaatcggaccagtagttcccgagattagcgcgttcaaacaaacaaacatactcttcagctttataatattatagtgtatGCCGCTTATACCTTAGTTTATATATGAATTCTAGGCTACTAGTATTCATTTATGTCTTTCACAGCTGTGTCCTGACTCCCACCTCTGCTACATTTGCTGTCATGTGCTGAATAAGCTGTTCATGTTCAGATCTATATGTTTGAAACGCAGTTTGGAGTATCCTGTGTTGTTCAGGTATTtcctatttatattgtatgttatttgtttgatatagaaaataaataaaaataaatggttcaggacaattttcatacacggcacgatctgatcacATATTaactttcgcttgtgttatggaaaccagatggctgataaacatacatatataattttaaataaatacttatatagataataaacacccagacacagagcaaacatccaTGTTcattacacaaatatttgccccgggtgggaatcaaACCCACTACCTCTGtactctggcttggaaggcagggtcactaccaaccaagccaacctgtcaatcaaatacatacattGGGAAAGAGCATATTCCTAGTTCTTACTAATATTCTTTAATCTTAGTTGCAtccatttttgtttttacaaaaTCAGGACATAAGATGTAAATGGCAGCTTTATTGCTGAATAGAAATATCTTCCAAGCAACCAGTGCCAAGCATAAAGTTTAcaattgcaatttttttaaagcaaaaGTGTGTTTGATTGTTTTGGTGAATaacttgttatattataaatgtgaaactACTTTCATGCGAGCACAAATCTAGGATTTGCAATCTTGCCATGTGGAAAACTTCCTAGTTAATTTTCTCATCACTTCtaaaaaaaagattacatttttctttcttaaaattttaaggaTTCCAATAGGATTGATTATGTCAATATTACtggtttattttcttaattatcaATCCGTTTATGAATGCTATTTGCTGTGCTATCTgttgatataattaattttcagtgAAAAAGGCACGATAAATCTGCACAGAAGCGACatagaaataaacatactatGTCCCGAAGATTGCGATCAATACCAAGAAAAACAATACCAGTATGAATACAAcaatgattttaatgaaaataacttCAATGACAATcattatattaacattaataacgAATATGAATATAATGATAAACAATATGAAGTTAACAAAACAGAAAACATTCCAGATCATTACAATTTCAATCATGATAATGATACGCTAAATAATGATGAAAAACTGCATacaaatgttaatattataaacaaatatacatacGAACAGTTTGAACATGTGAACAACATTAATGATAGTAAAAATGACGAAATTCACGACATGGATGGTActaaatgtgaaaataatgaaatgataAACGTTAATGAAATTAACAATGATACAGTAAGAGCTGAAGTAAATAATGATGTACCAGAACTTTATGAAGACGAAAGCGAAGatagattaattataaacacgGATGATGATAAATCAGTTAATGATAATGATACAATTGATCTCAATTATCAAAATGATGATAAACAAGATGATCAAAGTCCCATAATAAATGAAGTTAATGCAACAAACACAGAAGAAAAtcttaatgaaattaatatagaAGATGGTATTCCTAAACTTGATATAGAAATAACagtcaaaaagaaaaaaacaaagaaGAAAGGTTTTAAAAAGGTAGTTCGCACTCTAGAAGAGCAGAAAGCGGAGTTGGAGAGGAATAGAAAGAGTAGGAAATATATAGAGGCCGAGTTTAAGTGTTATAATTGTGCTCTAGGGTTTTTGTTTAAGGATACCTATCAAGCTCATATGATGCGGCATGAAGAGGTTAGTAATCTTTTTAGTAGcaaaatctaatttatttaagttttttaataaaatgttacactatTACAtcttatgtaataacttttttaatcgTTTTATCTCTGGCTAGTTGTCTCCCTCGGGTTTTTTCgtagaaataatatacctataggcTATAGCACTCAGGGATTTATATTGCATACATGCAACGGGAAATGATTTTTATGGTTtagtagtttccgagattagcttgttcaaagaaataaatt
The Colias croceus chromosome 30, ilColCroc2.1 genome window above contains:
- the LOC123704707 gene encoding histone-lysine N-methyltransferase PRDM9-like isoform X1 translates to MSSYLCFICHSTVNDETNEETREKYKEVVGINLCPDSHLCYICCHVLNKLFMFRSICLKRSLEYPVLFSEKGTINLHRSDIEINILCPEDCDQYQEKQYQYEYNNDFNENNFNDNHYININNEYEYNDKQYEVNKTENIPDHYNFNHDNDTLNNDEKLHTNVNIINKYTYEQFEHVNNINDSKNDEIHDMDGTKCENNEMINVNEINNDTVRAEVNNDVPELYEDESEDRLIINTDDDKSVNDNDTIDLNYQNDDKQDDQSPIINEVNATNTEENLNEINIEDGIPKLDIEITVKKKKTKKKGFKKVVRTLEEQKAELERNRKSRKYIEAEFKCYNCALGFLFKDTYQAHMMRHEESNGEYRCDTCTLRFSTHALLRTHIASHTDVYRCQICGDTMGPRAKRTHGCGQTRPVESVACPQCGNLFRDANGLQQHIRRVHTKTSNRLHSCTVCNENFTNQSVLRTHMIKHIKRKFQCDQCPRIYSSPYTLKQHKKTHEINTERYYCSHCDVVFNSRKSLLAHKRNTVAHQNTVLECPLCARVCASRPALLAHARTHARAHVCAQCGRAYSARRTLVRHMKTHTGEVVVRTAVCHLCGNSFKGTNKLNRHLRENCEKAKLEEQLASLYE
- the LOC123704707 gene encoding zinc finger protein 2-like isoform X2; the encoded protein is MSSYLCFICHSTVNDETNEETREKYKEVVGINLCPDSHLCYICCHVLNKLFMFRSICLKRSLEYPVLFSEKGTINLHRSDIEINILCPEDCDQYQEKQYQYEYNNDFNENNFNDNHYININNEYEYNDKQYEVNKTENIPDHYNFNHDNDTLNNDEKLHTNVNIINKYTYEQFEHVNNINDSKNDEIHDMDGTKCENNEMINVNEINNDTVRAEVNNDVPELYEDESEDRLIINTDDDKSVNDNDTIDLNYQNDDKQDDQSPIINEVNATNTEENLNEINIEDGIPKLDIEITVKKKKTKKKGFKKVVRTLEEQKAELERNRKSRKYIEAEFKCYNCALGFLFKDTYQAHMMRHEESNGEYRCDTCTLRFSTHALLRTHIASHTDVYRCQICGDTMGPRAKRTHGCGQTRPVESVACPQCGNLFRDANGLQQHIRRVHTKTSNRLHSCTVCNENFTNQSVLRTHMIKHIKRKFQCDQCPRIYSSPYTLKQHKKTHEINTERYYCSHCDVVFNSRKSLLAHKRNTVAHQNTVLECPLCAQCGRAYSARRTLVRHMKTHTGEVVVRTAVCHLCGNSFKGTNKLNRHLRENCEKAKLEEQLASLYE